AACGGACTGGAACACCAGCGCATCGCCAACGACGGGCTGCTCGACATCCATAAGAAGCTCGGCATTCCCCTCGCCGGCACCAACGACTGCCACTACCTCAAGAAAGAAGACTCGCGTCCGCACGACCTCATGTTGTGCTTGCAGACCGGAAAAACGATCAACGATCCCAACCGCATGAAGTTCGACACGGACCAGCTCTACGTGAAATCCACGGAACAGGCGCTGGTCGAGTTCAAAGAAATGCCGACGGCGGTCTCCAACACCGTCAAGATCGCCGAAGCCTGCACCCTCGAACTGGCGCTCAACAAAACGTATCTGCCCCAGTTCAAAGTGCCGGAAGGGTTCACGCGCGAAACCTACGTCGAGCAACTCGCCATGGAAGGCCTGACGGCACGCCTCAAGGAACGCCCGAGTTCCATTCCTGAACTCGCCTATCAGGTGCGGCTCAAAGAAGAAATCGCGGTGATCTGCTCGATGGGATTCGCCGGGTATTTTCTCATCGTGTGGGACATCATCAAGTTCGCACGCTCGCGCGGCATCCCCGTCGGCCCAGGGCGCGGTTCCGCCGCCGGCAGCCTCGTCGCCTATGCCCTGCGCATCACCGATCTCGACCCGCTGGTCTACTCACTGCTGTTCGAGCGATTCCTGAACCCCGAGCGCGTCTCCCTCCCCGACATCGACATGGACTTCTGCATGGATCGCCGGGATGAAGTCATCAACTACGTCATCCACAAATACGGCGAAGACCACGTCGCGCAAATCATCACCTTCGGGACCATGAAGGCCAAGGCGGCCATTCGCGATGTCGGCCGCGTCCTCGAAATGCCTTACGCTGAAGTCGACCGGATCGCCAAACTTGTCCCCGACGATTTGAAGATGACGCTCGACAAGGCGCTCGAGCAGGAGCCACGCCTGAAGGAACTCGTCGACAAAGACATGAAGGTCAAGGAACTCATGTCGGTCGCGCAGTCGCTCGAAGGACTGGCGCGCCACGCCTCCACGCACGCGGCCGGTATCGTGATCTCGGATCAGCCGCTCACAGAACATGTCCCGCTCTACAAAGGGCCCAAGGACGAAATCGTCACCCAATATTCCATGGGTGATGTCGAAAAAATCGGCCTGGTGAAATTCGATTTTCTCGGTCTGAAAACGTTGACGATGATTCAGCGGGCCGAGTCCCTGGTCAACCAGGGCCGCCCCGACCAGCCGCCGCTGCAGGTCGAACAATTACCCTTCGACGATCCCGCGACCTTTGCGCTGCTCTCCTCCGGCAAAACCACCGGCGTGTTCCAGTTGGAAAGCTCCGGCATGCGCGACCTGCTGATGGGACTCAAGCCAGACCGGTTCGAGGACATCATCGCCATCATCGCGCTCTATCGTCCCGGCCCCATGGATCTCATTCCGGACTTCATCAAGCGCAAACAGGGCAAGATTCCCATTGCCTACGAGATGCCTGAGCTCGAGCCGATCCTGAAAGACACGTACGGCGTCATCGTATACCAGGAGCAGGTCATGGCCATCGCCAATAAGGTGGCCGGATTCTCGCTGGGACAAGCCGACATTCTCCGCCGCGCCATGGGAAAAAAGAAGCCGGAGGAAATGGAAAAGCTCCGGGTCCAATTCCTGGAAGGCGCGAAGCAGAAAAAAATCGCGGAGAAAAAGGCCGACAAACTCTACGAGTTGATCCAGAAGTTCGCCGGCTACGGCTTCAACAAGTCGCACGCCGCCGCCTATGCCGTGGTCTGTTATCACACGGCCTATCTCAAGGCGCACTACCCGACGGAATTCATGGCCTCCCTGATGACGACCGACATGGGCAACGCCGACAAGATCGTCGGCTACTTCACCGAATGTCGCGGGCTCGGCATCCCGGTGCTGCCGCCCGATGTGAACCAGAGCCAGAAGGACTTTGCCGTCGTCGACAAGAGCATCCGGTTCGGCCTGGCGGCCATCAAGAATGTCGGCGAAGGCGCCGTCGAAGCGGTCATCGAGTCGCGCAAGGAAGAGGGCCCGTTCCGCTCGTTCTTCGATCTGTTCCGCCGCGTGGACCTCCGCAAGCTGAACAAGCGGATGATGGAAGGGCTGATCAAGGCAGGAGCCTTCGATTCCATGGGCGGACGACGTTCACAATATCTGGCCGTGCTCGACCAGGCGATGGACGAAGGCGTGAGCATTCAAAAGGAACGCGCCGTCGGCCAGACGAGTATCTTCGGCGACGACGTCCCCGGCCTTCCACAGCATCTTGCCGATCCGGCCTTGCCCGATGTGCCCGAGTGGAGCCAAGGGGAACTCTTGAAATACGAACGCGAGTTGACCGGCTTCTACATCAGCGCCCATCCGCTGGCGCGGTACGAGGCCGCCATTCAGCTCTTTTCCAACACCACGAGCATGCAGGTCGCCGATGTACCGGACGGCCGCGAAGTGAAACTCTGCGGCATCATCACCGCCGTGAAATCCATGCTGACCAAAAAGGGCGATCGCATGGCCTACATCACGCTGGAGGATTTACACGGCGTGATAGAAGTGATAGCCTTTCCTGACCTTTACCGAGACCATGCCGACATGATCGTGCCGGAACAGGTCGTGCGATTGACGGGCACCGTGGATCGCGGAGACAAGGGCACCAAGTTGCGTGGGACCAAAATTGAACCCTTGGCCGAACTGCAGAACAAGGGGATCTCGCGGGTGATGATTCGCCTGCACGACAGCCCCTCGGCGTCCACGCGGCTGCCGATGCTGCGGCAGGTGTTCCAAAAATATCCCGGTTCCTCGACCGTGTCCCTGGTGATGGCATTGGGCGGCACGATTGAAGCCCGAACGTCTCCCCTCCCCAATGTCAAGATTACTCCCAGCGAGCACTTCGTCGCCGATATTGAGGAAGTACTGGGCAAAGGCGCCATCACTTTGGTAACCTAGGCGAACCTAGGCAACACCCGTAAGGGAGTTCAGCAGTATGAGAGACTACCTCGACTTTGAAAAACCGATCCGCGAACTCGAAGAGAAAATCGAGAAGCTGGCTTCCGCCGAGTCGCCCAAATCCGGGACCCAGGACGAAATCCGGAAGCTGCGAACCAAACTCGCGCAGGTCGAGCATCAGCTCTACACCAGCCTGACGCCCTGGCAACGGACCCAGTTGGCCCGTCATCCCCAACGCCCGACATCCCTCGACTATATCAACGAACTCTCCCGGGAATTTCTCGAATTGCATGGTGATCGCAGCTTCGGCGACGATCGCGCGATTGTCGGCGGATTCGCCCGGTTCAACGATCGCTCGGTCATGATCATCGGCCACCAGAAGGGCAAAACCCTCAAGGAACGCATGCAGCGGAATTTCGGCATGCCCAATCCCGAGGGCTACCGCAAGGCGTTGCGGCTCATGCGCCTCGCGGAAAAATTCAACCGCCCCATCATCACCCTGATCGACACCCCCGGCGCCTATCCCGGCATCGGCGCGGAAGAGCGGGGACAGGCCGAAGCCATTGCCAGAAATCTTTTCGTCATGTCCCGGTTGACCGTCCCCATCATCTCCGTCGTCATCGGCGAAGGCGGCAGCGGCGGCGCCCTGGCCCTCGGCGTCAGCGACCGCATTTTGATGTTGGAGCATTCCGTCTACTCCGTCATTTCGCCCGAAGGCTGTGCCGCCATTCTTTATGACGATCCGGCCAAGGTGCCGGATGCCGCGGCCTCGCTGCGAATGACCGCTCAAGACCTCGTGGGACTCGGCATCGTAGACGAAGTGATCCCGGAACCGCTCGGCGGCGCGCACCGCGAGCCACGAGCCATGTGCGACCGGGTCGCCAAGGCGCTCGCCAATCAACTCTATGCCCTGGCGGAACTCCCGACGGATCAGCTCATCGCCCAGCGCGACCAGAAGTTCCGCAAGATCGGCGTCGTGGGCAACCTCGTGCCGGTCGCGAGCTAACCTCCAAGGCAACGCCTCTCCCAGTTCCGCAATCGCCAATCCCACATCGTGGCGTCCACGTTCCCCTGTCTCCTTCTTTCGTGTGCAATCTACAGGCTTTCCCCGATTTTCGGACATCCCGCAAGTTGTTAGACTGCCGCCCGCTGACGTGCGGCATCTGACTTTCCCTCGATCAGCATGATTCAACCGTCGCCGGACAACACCCACACCAGGCCCGGCCCATTCACCCATCGTGCGCTACGATTGTTCAGAGGAGGTATGTGGCGGTATGTCGAAGAAGCATGTGAACAGGTTCATCATGGCAGTGGCCCTCGCGTGTGTCGTTGACGCCGGGAGCACCTTTGCGCAATCGTTACTCACCGGGTTGCCGTCGGGCGACATGCCCACTCCTGTGTTTTCCGCGCAACCATCCGGCTTGGAGGGAAGTCCTGCATCCGAACCATTGTGGACCGACGCGCTCTGGCACGCCGACGAAAAGGGCATCCGCCGTTTTTTCCCGCAGGACGGCGTTCTCCGCGTCCGGGGCTGGATCGACGGCGGCTACACCTACAATGCCAGCAGCCCGAGCCACAACTTCAACGGGCCGTACAACGCGATCGACCGTGATATCCCGGTCCTCAATCAGTTGTATATGATCGTCGAAAAGCCGTTGACGGCCACCGGCAGCAACTGGGGCATCGGCGGACGCCTCGACTTCATGTATGGCTACGATTACTTTCTGACACAGAGCAACGGCGTCGAGCGGCGCGAGAACGGCGCCCAGCGGTGGAACGCGCAGGGGCAACATTACGGACTGGCGATGCCGCAAGCCTATGCGGAAATCGGCAACCAGACCTTTTCCGTGAAGATCGGACACTTTTATACGATTATCGGGTACGAGGGCGTCCCGGCCATCAACAACTTCTTCTATTCGAAATCCTACTCCTATCAATTCGCCGGACCATTCACCCATTGGGGTGGACTAGCGACGTGGCGCATCAATGACCGGGTGACGTTGCAAGGCGGAGTAGTCAACGGCTGGGATTCGCTGAACCGATACAAGGACAGCGCGACGGGCCTCGCCAGCATTAAGTACACCGCCCCGGAAGATTTCTGGTCGCTCTCGTTCTCGATGGTGACCGGCAACGAACCAAGTGCCGTCGCCACGCAGTTTGAAACCCGTACCCGCTACAGCGCGATCTTCACGCTGCATCCGGCAGAGCGATGGGAATATGTCTTCCACCATCACTATGCGTACCAAAACCAGGGCAGACTCGACGGCGGCACCGCGCGCTGGTATGGAATCGACAACTATCTCTACTACGCCCTCACCGATCAGGTGCGCGCAGGGCTTCGCCTGGAGTGGATGCGCGACGAAGCCGGTACCCGCGTCGGAGGTAACCCGGTACGCGACAACCCGAACCTCGGGCCGTTCGCCGGCTCCTTCTACTCCGTCAGCGTCGGCCTGAATTATCGGCCGCATCCCAACGTGCTGATCCGTCCGGAAGTGCGCGCCGATTGGTTTGATGGCCAACGGCAGCCCTTCAACGACGGCCTGAACAAGAACCAGGTTCTGGCCGCGATCAACGGCAATCTGCAGTTCTAACAGGATGCGGAAAACGTCCGCCAGCGGCGTTCTCGTTGCGTTCAGGCCCTCAACGTACCGCAAGGGTACGCCTCGGGTCTTCACTGACTGCGGCCTTGCTGGACAGCCATTTTGCGCATCCTGCAAGGTGTTTTGCTGCAGGATAGCTCAACGCGAGCTTGACGCAACAAACGATTATTCCAAGACCTGACAAGGAGAATTGAATAGCCGAGCGTGCAGGGTGGTCGAGCGACCATCCTGCATGTTCGTCTGTCACCCGTGACCGTCAATGGAAAGTTGGGATCGTCGCATCGGCAAGCAGACCGAGCGACACGAAGCGCTGTCCAATCACTGAGAGGATGTGTCCGCGCAGCTCAGCCCGATAGGGTTCCAGCGCGGGGTCTTGAAGATACCGATCCACTGTGCGAGGCAACTTCTTCCACCAGGTGCGCGCGGCCTCACGTGCCTGTTGCGCACCGACTGCGCCGCCGGCCAGAATGGCCTTCAATTCCTTCTCGAAAAATCCGACGTGCACCTGTTCGTCTTCCAGGATGTCGGACAGATCCGGCCTGATCCCGGCCAGCAGCGTGGCAAACTCCAACCCCAACGCCTCATAGCCGAACAACAACACCGCCAGCATTTCCCACTGTGAGGGCACCGTCGGCAATGTGGCCGGCCGTTGGGACGTCGTCCCGAGCATGCCTTCAAATTGCTTGAGATGGTCTTGTTCATCCGTCTCATGCCGCTGGAGGAAAGTCTGCACATGGCGAGGCAACTGTTGCGTCTGAGCGGCGCGCACCGCCCACAAGGCCATCGCTTCGGCTCGCAGAAACCGTTCGAGCAAGGCCCGTTCGCAGGTGGCAGGCAGGGCGATCATCGTCACACTCACTGCTCCTCCGGCGGCGCGATCGGACCGGCCCATTCGCCCTTGGTCAAGCCGACTTCCTGAGACGCCCCATCGGGCCATTGAAAATAACCCACCTGGTCGACAAACAGAATGAGCGGGTCCATGTCCTCCCCCAGCCCACGCCACCAATACCAGCCGGCCTGCGTCGGTTTGTCGCTCGTCCATCTCAAGCTATTCATGGTCCTCCCGTGAATCGTGAAGCGTCTCTCGTCAAGATGAGGGGATTGGGCTATCCGGTCCTGTCACTGTCCCATTCACTATGCGCGATGTGTTATAGGCTACGTCAGGCGATGCACCCTACCATGGACCGATTACCAATAGAAGAGGTGATTCCCGCGCTCCGCGAGCGGCTCGCGACGGGGCGATCGGTGCTGCTGACCGCACAACCGGGCGCCGGCAAAACCACCCGTGTTCCGCTGGCCCTGCTCGACGAACCTTGGCTGGCAGGACAGAAGGTCGTCATGCTGGAGCCACGCCGGCTGGCCGCGCGCGCCGCCGCGGCCTACATGGCCGCGAGCCTCGACGAGCCGGTTGGTCGAACGGTAGGCTATCGCATCCGGCACGAAACCAAAGTCAGCGCGGCTACCCGCATCGAGGTCGTAACCGAAGGCATCCTCACGCGTATCGTGCAGCACGATCCGTCGCTGGCCGGGTACGGCCTCGTGATCTTCGATGAATTTCACGAACGCAGCCTGCAGGCCGACCTCGGACTGGCGTTCGCAAGGGAATCGCAACGATTGTTCCGCGAAGACCTACGCCTGCTCGTGATGTCTGCCACCCTCGACTGCGCCGCCGTGACGGCATTGCTGTCTGACTCCACAACCATCTCCTGCGACGGGCGCCTGTTTCCTGTCACCACGCAGTATCTCGACCGGCCGATCGAGGGCCATCTGGAACCGGCGGTGGTGCGAAATATCAAATTGGCACTGGCGAAAGAACCGGGCAGCCTGCTGGTCTTCCTGCCCGGCATGGCGGAGATCCGGCGCGTCGAGCGACAACTGCATGAGAGCCGGCTGGACCAGGACATCATCATTGCGCCTCTGCACGGAGAGCTGCCGCAGGCCGAGCAGGACCAAGCGATACGTCCCGCGCCTTCAGGCAGCCGCAAGATCGTGCTGGCCACTTCAATCGCGGAAACGAGTCTAACCATCGAGGGCGTGCGCGTCGTCATCGATGCGGGACTCATGCGTGTCCCTCGCTTTGATCCGCGCACCGGCCTCACCAGGCTGGACACCATTCGCGTCACGCAGGATGCGGCTGACCAACGTCGCGGCCGCGCCGGACGGTTGGAGCCGGGCACCTGTTACCGCCTGTGGACCAACGCGGAGCATCAGGGACTACTGCCGCGACGGCCGCCGGAAATACTTGAAGCGGACCTGGCACCACTCGCATTGGAACTGGTGGAATGGGGCGTGCTCGACGCCGCGGAACTCTCCTGGCTGGATCCTCCACCGGCCGGAGCGTTGGCACAGGCCAGGGACTTGCTCAGACAATTGGGCGCACTCGATGCGCAAGGCGCGTTGACGGCCCACGGCCGCCGGTTGGCCCACGTCACGGTGCACCCGCGACTGGCTCATATGATGGTCGCCGCCGTGCCGTTGGGATTTGGCCCCTGGGCCTGCGACCTCGCCGCGCTACTCAGTGAACGCGACATCCTGCAAGGCGGCCCCGGTTGGCGCCATGCCGACCTGCGGCTGCGCATGGAAGCGCTATACGGCAATAAGGAACACCTCGCCGCCGCCACGATCAACCGGGCTGGCTGTGAACGGGTCCGGCGCGCATCAGAACAATGGCGGCGGCAACTTCAACTGAGCGCCCCATCCGGTGACGGTATCGAACATATCGGCATCCTGCTGGCCTTCGCCTACCCGGATCGCGTAGCGCAACGGCTCGCGGGAAACGACGGACGCTACCGCCTCGCGAATGGCCGCGGGGCGTCGTTCCAAGGACAGCAGGGGCTGTCGCAGGAAGAGTACCTCGTCGTGGCGCAACTCGACGGCACAGGCGACTGGGCACGCATCCTTGCCGCCGCGCCGGTGCCGCTTCAAGAACTCGAGCGTCACTGCGCGGAACAGATCTGTACCGTCGACTTGTTGGAATGGGATGACCGGTCGGAGTCCGTCCGCGCAAGACGGCAGCGGCGCTTCGGCCAATTGATCCTGGAAGATCGCGCCGCCCATGAGCCGGATCCAGCGCAGGTGGCTGCCGCGCTGCTCCTTGGTCTCCGACGCGCCGGACTCACCGCCCTGCCTTGGACCAAGGAGCAGCAGCAATGGCGGGCACGCATTGCCCTTCTCCACCGCATCGACCCAACCTGGCCCGATCTTTCCGACGACGCGCTCACAAAAAATCTGGAGCAATGGCTGGCCCCGTTTTTGACGGGACTCACCAGCCTGGCGCAACTCCGCCGCCTGGACCTACAAGCTCCGCTCGATAGCCTGTTGACCTGGCAGCAGCGTCAGGACTTGCCCCGGCTCGCACCGACGCACATCACGGTGCCGAGCGGCTCACACGTGCGGCTCGACTACGAGCAGGGTGACTCGCCGGTCCTCGCCGTTCGTCTGCAGGAAATGTTCGGCTGTCAGGAGACACCGAGGATCGCAGGAGGAGCCGTGCCGGTCATGGTGCATCTGCTCTCACCGGCCGGCAGGCCCGTGCAAGTCACCAAGGACCTGGCAAGTTTCTGGCGATCGGCGTATCAGGAGGTGAAAAAGGAATTGCGCGGCCGGTACCCCCGCCACCATTGGCCGGATGATCCCCTCAGCGCACCACCGACCAACCGGGCCAAGCGACGCACGTAGCGATTCCACGCAGCGCAATCACAAGTCACATCCCCCGCTACTTGCGAATCCTCCTCGATTCCCGCATGCTACGCGGCACATCTTACGGACGATCACCCAACGAGTTGTACATGAACCATTTCGTCATCGTCACCGCCTTCGGTC
This region of Nitrospira sp. genomic DNA includes:
- a CDS encoding DNA polymerase III subunit alpha; protein product: MASQFVHLHLHTQYSLLDGANQIDPLMQQVKSFGQPAVAMTDHGNMFGAVEFYRKAREAGVKPIIGCEAYMAPGSRLEKNSHLAHNDYYHLILLATNLKGYQNLIKLVSKAYLEGFYYKPRMDKEILQQHHEGLIGLSGCLSGEVAYLIGQKDLAGATKAAGEYREIFGKDNYYLELQANGLEHQRIANDGLLDIHKKLGIPLAGTNDCHYLKKEDSRPHDLMLCLQTGKTINDPNRMKFDTDQLYVKSTEQALVEFKEMPTAVSNTVKIAEACTLELALNKTYLPQFKVPEGFTRETYVEQLAMEGLTARLKERPSSIPELAYQVRLKEEIAVICSMGFAGYFLIVWDIIKFARSRGIPVGPGRGSAAGSLVAYALRITDLDPLVYSLLFERFLNPERVSLPDIDMDFCMDRRDEVINYVIHKYGEDHVAQIITFGTMKAKAAIRDVGRVLEMPYAEVDRIAKLVPDDLKMTLDKALEQEPRLKELVDKDMKVKELMSVAQSLEGLARHASTHAAGIVISDQPLTEHVPLYKGPKDEIVTQYSMGDVEKIGLVKFDFLGLKTLTMIQRAESLVNQGRPDQPPLQVEQLPFDDPATFALLSSGKTTGVFQLESSGMRDLLMGLKPDRFEDIIAIIALYRPGPMDLIPDFIKRKQGKIPIAYEMPELEPILKDTYGVIVYQEQVMAIANKVAGFSLGQADILRRAMGKKKPEEMEKLRVQFLEGAKQKKIAEKKADKLYELIQKFAGYGFNKSHAAAYAVVCYHTAYLKAHYPTEFMASLMTTDMGNADKIVGYFTECRGLGIPVLPPDVNQSQKDFAVVDKSIRFGLAAIKNVGEGAVEAVIESRKEEGPFRSFFDLFRRVDLRKLNKRMMEGLIKAGAFDSMGGRRSQYLAVLDQAMDEGVSIQKERAVGQTSIFGDDVPGLPQHLADPALPDVPEWSQGELLKYERELTGFYISAHPLARYEAAIQLFSNTTSMQVADVPDGREVKLCGIITAVKSMLTKKGDRMAYITLEDLHGVIEVIAFPDLYRDHADMIVPEQVVRLTGTVDRGDKGTKLRGTKIEPLAELQNKGISRVMIRLHDSPSASTRLPMLRQVFQKYPGSSTVSLVMALGGTIEARTSPLPNVKITPSEHFVADIEEVLGKGAITLVT
- a CDS encoding acetyl-CoA carboxylase carboxyltransferase subunit alpha; translated protein: MRDYLDFEKPIRELEEKIEKLASAESPKSGTQDEIRKLRTKLAQVEHQLYTSLTPWQRTQLARHPQRPTSLDYINELSREFLELHGDRSFGDDRAIVGGFARFNDRSVMIIGHQKGKTLKERMQRNFGMPNPEGYRKALRLMRLAEKFNRPIITLIDTPGAYPGIGAEERGQAEAIARNLFVMSRLTVPIISVVIGEGGSGGALALGVSDRILMLEHSVYSVISPEGCAAILYDDPAKVPDAAASLRMTAQDLVGLGIVDEVIPEPLGGAHREPRAMCDRVAKALANQLYALAELPTDQLIAQRDQKFRKIGVVGNLVPVAS
- a CDS encoding porin; protein product: MSKKHVNRFIMAVALACVVDAGSTFAQSLLTGLPSGDMPTPVFSAQPSGLEGSPASEPLWTDALWHADEKGIRRFFPQDGVLRVRGWIDGGYTYNASSPSHNFNGPYNAIDRDIPVLNQLYMIVEKPLTATGSNWGIGGRLDFMYGYDYFLTQSNGVERRENGAQRWNAQGQHYGLAMPQAYAEIGNQTFSVKIGHFYTIIGYEGVPAINNFFYSKSYSYQFAGPFTHWGGLATWRINDRVTLQGGVVNGWDSLNRYKDSATGLASIKYTAPEDFWSLSFSMVTGNEPSAVATQFETRTRYSAIFTLHPAERWEYVFHHHYAYQNQGRLDGGTARWYGIDNYLYYALTDQVRAGLRLEWMRDEAGTRVGGNPVRDNPNLGPFAGSFYSVSVGLNYRPHPNVLIRPEVRADWFDGQRQPFNDGLNKNQVLAAINGNLQF
- a CDS encoding ferritin-like domain-containing protein, which encodes MTMIALPATCERALLERFLRAEAMALWAVRAAQTQQLPRHVQTFLQRHETDEQDHLKQFEGMLGTTSQRPATLPTVPSQWEMLAVLLFGYEALGLEFATLLAGIRPDLSDILEDEQVHVGFFEKELKAILAGGAVGAQQAREAARTWWKKLPRTVDRYLQDPALEPYRAELRGHILSVIGQRFVSLGLLADATIPTFH
- the hrpB gene encoding ATP-dependent helicase HrpB — its product is MDRLPIEEVIPALRERLATGRSVLLTAQPGAGKTTRVPLALLDEPWLAGQKVVMLEPRRLAARAAAAYMAASLDEPVGRTVGYRIRHETKVSAATRIEVVTEGILTRIVQHDPSLAGYGLVIFDEFHERSLQADLGLAFARESQRLFREDLRLLVMSATLDCAAVTALLSDSTTISCDGRLFPVTTQYLDRPIEGHLEPAVVRNIKLALAKEPGSLLVFLPGMAEIRRVERQLHESRLDQDIIIAPLHGELPQAEQDQAIRPAPSGSRKIVLATSIAETSLTIEGVRVVIDAGLMRVPRFDPRTGLTRLDTIRVTQDAADQRRGRAGRLEPGTCYRLWTNAEHQGLLPRRPPEILEADLAPLALELVEWGVLDAAELSWLDPPPAGALAQARDLLRQLGALDAQGALTAHGRRLAHVTVHPRLAHMMVAAVPLGFGPWACDLAALLSERDILQGGPGWRHADLRLRMEALYGNKEHLAAATINRAGCERVRRASEQWRRQLQLSAPSGDGIEHIGILLAFAYPDRVAQRLAGNDGRYRLANGRGASFQGQQGLSQEEYLVVAQLDGTGDWARILAAAPVPLQELERHCAEQICTVDLLEWDDRSESVRARRQRRFGQLILEDRAAHEPDPAQVAAALLLGLRRAGLTALPWTKEQQQWRARIALLHRIDPTWPDLSDDALTKNLEQWLAPFLTGLTSLAQLRRLDLQAPLDSLLTWQQRQDLPRLAPTHITVPSGSHVRLDYEQGDSPVLAVRLQEMFGCQETPRIAGGAVPVMVHLLSPAGRPVQVTKDLASFWRSAYQEVKKELRGRYPRHHWPDDPLSAPPTNRAKRRT